CTCATTACGCTCGGTGAACATCCCAAAGGCAGTATGCCCATGCATACAATCTTCCTAGCATTTGCATCATAAAGGTTCTCAATGACATTTATCATTTGGTCAACCAAAACACGTGTGAAATTTAGGCCATCGTATCCAGGACTTGTTGCATATTCATCATCAACCAAGTAGTTGATGAGATCATCTTTTCCAAAGGACAAGTAGAAAAGGGAGGATTCAATTAGACTTTTGGCAGTATCTTGGCCTAGCTGAAGCTGTAGTAATTGGATGGTCTCGAATGCTTGGCGGAGTTGTTGGTTGAGGGACTGGTAGCTTCGACTTCTAGGGTACATGATGGTAGCTTGTGCAGCACCGAAATTCACTCCATTTAGAAGATCGTCGATCGATCCATTCTGACTGTAGAACGGTTTGACATATTGCAAGCCCATCTTCTTAGCTGCAGCAATTGGAGGTCATTTTCATCAAACTTCAGCGCTTTTAAGCCAGACTAATTATGACAGAGAACTCAATAAATCACAAGCTTTTGAGAAAAACAAGATGCACAAACAAATTTTCAGGCTTATTACACAAGTATGAACTTCCAAACTGGAACATTTCTATGCCCTTAATTCGTGCTGGGGCTTATCCAATCATTAGGATATCATCACCAAAGTTCCAAGATATCATAAGAGAAACTCATTTCTTGGAAAATGATGTTCTTCTCAAACCAGAAGAGAAGTAACCAATTTCAACCTAAGCCTCATAAAGGAAAGACTTACAACAGTTTGTTTATCAAATTGACCCACCGGgccccgtttggccatagatttggtttcaaattttgaaataatatttGGAAATCATTTCACATGACTGTTCATCAGATAGATTCATTATTTCAACTTCAAACTTGAATTATAGAATTTGAAGTTTGAAAACAGGTTTTAGGAATTTTTAAGTTTTACTCACGAAACTTCAACTTTGTTttcatgcacaaacacaacttcaacttccaaatatcCTTTTTCAACTTTTAACTCCAAATACTACGGAGCACCTTTTTtccaaatcatgtccaaacgccttAAAACAGAAAAAAGATTTTCCAGCATTTCTGCTGTTTCCAAAAGCAGAACAAGAACACCAAATATTCACTTACCCATTTCTAAAAGAATTAGTTAAGCTATCCCCtccacccccccacccccaccccaaacCAAATACTCAAGAAACTGGGAATTCAAGCATTTCTTGAAACTCTCGTCACACAATCCCAAAAAAGTATCACAGAGAAATAACATAACACCAAATAGAAAAACAAAAGCCAACAATTAAGAGAGAGAGTACATACCAAGAAGTTGAGGAAGAAGAGTTTGATCAGAGCCATTACAAGGATGCAATGACAGATTTTGATGCAAAATTGGATAAAATGGAGTGTTATCACCACAATCAACTGAAGAATCACCTAAAATATACATAGCTGTTACTGATGATGGCCACCAAGAACCATTTGTAAACACCATTTCTTCATTTCCATTACACAAATTCATCATTACAAACAACCCCACATAGTAAATTGTTCCAAGAACCCAACTTTTGCCTTCTAACAACCACATTGTGAAAGGAAAAAAATGTATTTCTTGGTTCGTTTTGTTTCTACACTGCT
The sequence above is a segment of the Lycium barbarum isolate Lr01 chromosome 6, ASM1917538v2, whole genome shotgun sequence genome. Coding sequences within it:
- the LOC132599532 gene encoding GDSL esterase/lipase At1g71250-like, translating into MWLLEGKSWVLGTIYYVGLFVMMNLCNGNEEMVFTNGSWWPSSVTAMYILGDSSVDCGDNTPFYPILHQNLSLHPCNGSDQTLLPQLLAKKMGLQYVKPFYSQNGSIDDLLNGVNFGAAQATIMYPRSRSYQSLNQQLRQAFETIQLLQLQLGQDTAKSLIESSLFYLSFGKDDLINYLVDDEYATSPGYDGLNFTRVLVDQMINVIENLYDANARKIVCMGILPLGCSPSVMSIRYNSTVGDKLGCENDVNLLVLEYNTRLEQKIVDLNHKMQGAQVIFCDTYRAMMEFIFHPQAYGFSDAKSACCGIGKYGGTKGCLSPDMACPRASSHVWWDLYNPTEAVNILLANSAWSGNPLPSICRPITFKALGSSSY